The Psychrobacter sp. LV10R520-6 genome includes a region encoding these proteins:
- the mnmC gene encoding FAD-dependent 5-carboxymethylaminomethyl-2-thiouridine(34) oxidoreductase MnmC — protein sequence MSKPTPALVNARRIPSQPAAQLKTAEPPHINKSAAIKPAKIDWQTDDTGNMVPVSGEFGDVYFSHADGLAESRYVFLQCNQLPERLANLAPQQCFTIAELGFGTGLNLLAVWQLWRQLRATHPQLATARLHLITTEKYPIAREDLTQILTLWAQRAPELADIIQQLLAAYPTLIAGCHRLNFINDNLTVDIWLGDATNSLAKLNPIISNQKIAYIDAWFLDGFAPSCNSALWGDSIFTQIQRLSISGTTAATYSCAGIVKRALQNSGFEIKKVAGFGPKNEMLTAVMRDTITPDALTAANDSVKAEAENNAKPSVSDKPNHTVIIGAGVSGLLTAWSLANRGIKVTLLDKTAPLSGASGNPRALLAPKMTPIHHVDDHLHTIGYLYSSRLYRQLNDNAIKGNMPPVLEPTGALDLLVKANIGTEQIADYPNEMATTLSDAQAQKTTGLVQQDLSENLYLPQSGLVNPQALKEVILEHPMITFEQLAVTQIDETEAQVSVSGHKYMVSHKSTISHNDVENDVSQEAEVITIQADSLVICAAYESHQLDGRIFDCRKIRGQLSWFTPTAEQRTNLPKLPIKYGGYCAPFMGQIGDAKLNNVFEGQQQILLGASFVRNDTDTDIRSHEHQQNRDKLVMDIPELDAVIPTDTNLWQGRAGIRTQTPDYHPMVGRLAQSKRIWTLSAMGAKGYAFAPICAEALADMIIGDFAPLSAAMLARLSPNRALLQTPLV from the coding sequence ATGTCTAAACCCACTCCTGCACTTGTCAATGCTCGCCGCATTCCCAGCCAGCCAGCTGCTCAGTTAAAGACCGCTGAGCCTCCCCATATCAACAAATCTGCTGCGATCAAACCTGCTAAAATTGATTGGCAAACAGATGATACCGGTAATATGGTGCCGGTATCCGGTGAGTTTGGTGATGTGTACTTTTCTCATGCTGACGGTTTAGCAGAGTCGCGTTATGTCTTTCTTCAATGCAACCAACTACCAGAGCGCTTGGCAAATTTAGCCCCGCAGCAGTGCTTTACTATTGCTGAGCTGGGGTTTGGTACTGGACTTAACTTATTGGCAGTATGGCAACTCTGGCGACAACTGCGCGCGACGCATCCGCAGTTAGCCACGGCACGTTTGCATCTCATTACCACTGAAAAATATCCTATAGCGCGTGAAGATTTAACACAGATATTAACGTTATGGGCACAGCGGGCGCCTGAATTGGCAGATATTATTCAGCAACTGTTGGCCGCTTATCCAACCCTTATCGCAGGCTGTCATCGACTTAACTTTATTAACGATAACTTAACCGTTGATATTTGGCTCGGTGATGCCACTAACAGTTTGGCTAAATTAAACCCAATAATATCCAACCAAAAAATCGCCTACATTGATGCCTGGTTCTTAGATGGGTTTGCACCCTCTTGTAATAGTGCATTGTGGGGGGATTCGATATTCACACAAATACAGCGCCTATCAATATCTGGTACTACGGCAGCGACCTATAGCTGTGCTGGTATCGTCAAGCGCGCATTGCAAAATAGTGGCTTTGAGATCAAAAAAGTAGCAGGTTTTGGCCCTAAGAACGAGATGCTAACTGCGGTTATGAGGGATACTATAACGCCAGATGCTTTAACTGCCGCTAATGATTCGGTTAAAGCCGAAGCTGAAAATAATGCTAAGCCGTCAGTATCAGACAAGCCCAATCATACGGTGATCATCGGTGCTGGCGTCTCTGGATTATTAACCGCATGGTCACTTGCTAACCGTGGTATTAAAGTGACGCTACTGGATAAAACAGCCCCACTATCAGGGGCCTCCGGCAATCCACGCGCCCTCCTCGCACCAAAAATGACCCCTATTCATCATGTCGATGACCATCTACATACCATAGGCTATCTTTATAGCAGCAGACTATATCGCCAGCTCAATGATAACGCTATAAAAGGAAACATGCCGCCCGTACTTGAACCAACTGGCGCGCTCGATTTATTGGTAAAAGCCAATATCGGTACTGAGCAGATTGCGGACTATCCTAATGAGATGGCAACCACACTATCGGACGCACAAGCACAAAAAACGACAGGTTTAGTCCAGCAAGACTTGTCTGAAAATTTATATCTGCCGCAATCAGGATTAGTCAATCCGCAAGCGCTGAAAGAGGTGATACTTGAACATCCCATGATTACCTTTGAGCAATTGGCTGTCACACAGATCGATGAAACTGAGGCGCAGGTTTCTGTTTCCGGTCATAAATATATGGTTAGTCATAAATCTACTATTAGCCACAACGATGTAGAAAATGATGTCTCACAAGAGGCTGAGGTTATTACTATCCAAGCTGATAGCTTAGTCATCTGTGCAGCCTATGAAAGCCACCAATTAGATGGTCGTATTTTTGATTGCCGTAAAATTCGTGGTCAATTGTCTTGGTTCACCCCGACCGCTGAGCAACGTACTAATTTGCCTAAATTACCAATCAAATATGGCGGTTACTGCGCCCCATTTATGGGTCAAATCGGTGATGCTAAATTAAACAACGTCTTCGAGGGTCAACAGCAGATTTTACTCGGTGCAAGCTTCGTGCGTAATGACACTGATACCGATATCCGCAGTCATGAACACCAGCAGAACCGGGATAAGCTGGTTATGGATATCCCTGAGTTGGATGCAGTTATTCCAACGGATACTAACTTATGGCAAGGACGTGCCGGCATCCGGACACAAACGCCTGATTATCATCCAATGGTCGGTCGGTTAGCGCAAAGCAAACGAATATGGACACTGTCTGCAATGGGTGCGAAAGGTTATGCCTTTGCCCCTATTTGTGCAGAAGCGCTGGCTGATATGATAATAGGAGACTTTGCACCGTTGTCTGCTGCGATGCTGGCACGACTTTCACCAAATCGTGCGCTTTTACAAACGCCACTGGTCTAA
- a CDS encoding secondary thiamine-phosphate synthase enzyme YjbQ, giving the protein MPYQQITLTLPPHTRGIHVITPLIRDAIRELIPSKTEAGLVHLFLQHTSASLAINENADPDVRLDTEDWLNKIAPANQPEYRHTFEGSDDLPAHFKSMMFGVSLTVPLVDGVLGLGTWQGIYLCEHRDHGGQRKLIITVST; this is encoded by the coding sequence ATGCCTTATCAGCAAATCACCTTAACTCTCCCTCCCCACACGCGCGGTATTCACGTCATCACCCCACTGATTCGAGATGCCATTCGCGAGCTAATACCTAGTAAAACAGAAGCTGGCTTAGTGCATCTATTCTTACAGCATACCTCGGCAAGTCTGGCTATCAATGAAAATGCAGATCCCGATGTGAGATTGGATACTGAAGACTGGCTAAATAAGATCGCGCCCGCCAATCAGCCAGAATATCGCCATACGTTTGAAGGCTCCGATGATCTGCCAGCTCATTTCAAAAGTATGATGTTTGGAGTGAGTTTAACCGTACCACTTGTGGATGGCGTGTTGGGACTCGGGACTTGGCAAGGTATTTACTTATGTGAGCATAGAGATCATGGCGGTCAACGAAAGCTGATCATTACCGTCAGCACTTAA